One part of the Prionailurus bengalensis isolate Pbe53 chromosome B2, Fcat_Pben_1.1_paternal_pri, whole genome shotgun sequence genome encodes these proteins:
- the DEFB113 gene encoding beta-defensin 113 gives MKILCIFLTFVFTVSCGPSEKKKKTSKLCRQKRECYLVRGACKTSCNSWEYIYNYCNTEPCCVVRDYQKPVTKHITTSSYRVNDKSTIPHKIKL, from the exons ATGAAGATACTTTGTATTTTCCTGACCTTTGTCTTCACTGTGTCTTGTGGTCCATCAG aaaagaaaaaaaaaacaagtaaatt atgtagacagaaaagagaatgttACCTTGTCCGTGGTGCCTGCAAGACTTCATGCAACAGTTGggaatacatatataattactGCAATACTGAGCCCTGCTGTGTTGTACGGGACTACCAAAAGCCAGTCACTAAACACATCACTACTAGTTCATACAGAGTAAATGATAAGTCCACTATACCACACAAAATTAAATTGTAA